One genomic region from Cygnus olor isolate bCygOlo1 chromosome 29, bCygOlo1.pri.v2, whole genome shotgun sequence encodes:
- the ARHGAP9 gene encoding rho GTPase-activating protein 9 isoform X3 — protein sequence MVTPAIYCNFEELQRAGGQGEPPVPAGVPLQVLGAWERHQDPSTGRCFFYNPQTGVTSWKPPRRHREADQSPAAERPKSPAHQSSPDGGGTVIRGQPLSQHSQGDCAAASLPPQAPAKPPPCSLDLSTEVQKAGQLNRTKIAEGGRKLRKSWGVSWVVLARNSLVFYKEPKGPAPATWCPASSRPESSVDLRGAALDWARHLSSKKNVIHLRTVTGNEFLLQSDHEATIQEWARAIREVIHRLDLENPMDVPLGWLRHVPSRDLAELSGDEDEAPWVTEGNRSPGAPPAPDTSEKKRVKSKLRRFIIKRPPLQSLQEKGLIRDQVFGCRLEALCQRENTTVPRFVRLCVEAVEERGLDVDGIYRINGNLSVIQKLRFAVDQERAVTSDGRYVFPEQLCQEERLSLADPEWSDIHVVTGALKLFFRELPEPLVPYGLFNPFIEAIKLPDPQEQVQRVAELVQSMPPPNYATLRYLVAHLCRVMGQADVNRMTCQNIGIVFGPTLLRPEREPGSLAVGMSQQNQAVELLLAHFDRIFPTPP from the exons ATGGTGACCCCCGCGATCTACTGCAACTTCGAGGAGCTGCAGCGGGCgggggggcagggagagccCCCCGTGCCAGCTGGGGTCCCCCTCCAGGTTTTGGGGGCCTGGGAGCGTCACCAGGACCCCAGCACTGGCCGCTGCTTCTTCTACAACCCCCAGACGGGCGTGACCTCCTGGAAACCCCCCCGGCGGCACCGGGAGGCG GACCAGAGCCCTGCTGCGGAGCGCCCCAAGAGCCCGGCACACCAGAGCTCCCCGGACGGCGGTGGCACC GTGATCCGTGGCCAGCccctctcccagcacagccagggggATTGCGCAGCCGCCTCGCTGCCCCCCCAGGCCCCCGCCAAGCCCCCGCCCTGCAGCCTTGACTTATCCACC GAGGTGCAGAAGGCTGGGCAGCTCAACAGGACCAAGATCGCTGAGGGGGGCAGGAAGCTCAG GAAGAGCTGGGGGGTCTCCTGGGTGGTGCTGGCCAGGAACAGCCTCGTCTTCTACAAGGAGCCCAAGGGCCCGGCACCCGCCACCTGG tgccctgccagcagccgcCCTGAGAGCAGCGTGGACTTGCGAGGGGCTGCGCTGGACTGGGCCCGCCACCTCTCCAGCAAGAAGAATGTCATCCAC CTCCGCACAGTGACAGGTAACGAGTTCCTGCTGCAGTCAGACCACGAGGCCACGATCCAGGAGTGGGCCCGGGCCATACGGGAGGTAATCCACCGGCTG GACCTGGAGAACCCCATGGATGTGCCTTTGGGGTGGCTGCGCCATGTACCCAGCAGGGACCTGGCGGAGCTCAGTGGGGACGAGGATGAGGCGCCGTGGGTCACCGAGGGGAATAGGTCCCCAG GTGCCCCCCCCGCTCCTGACACCTCAGAGAAGAAACGGGTGAAGAGCAAGCTGAGGCGCTTCATCATCAAACGGCCCCCTCTCCAGAGCCTGCAGGAGAAGGGGCTCATTCGAG ACCAGGTGTTCGGGTGCCGCCTGGAAGCCCTGTGCCAGCGGGAGAACACCACGGTGCCCCGCTTCGTCCGGCTCTGCGTGGAGGCTGTTGAGGAGAGAG GCCTTGACGTTGATGGGATTTACCGGATCAATGGGAACCTGTCTGTGATCCAGAAGCTGCGGTTTGCCGTGGACCAGG AACGAGCTGTGACCTCGGATGGGCGCTATGTCTTCCCCGAGCAGCTGTGCCAAG AGGAGCGGCTCAGCCTGGCGGACCCTGAGTGGAGCGACATCCACGTGGTGACTGGTGCCCTCAAGCTCTTCTTCCGGGAGCTACCCGAACCCCTAGTGCCTTACGGGCTCTTCAACCCCTTCATTGAAGCCATCA AGCTGCCGGACCCCCAGGAGCAGGTGCAGCGGGTGGCTGAGCTGGTGCAGAGCATGCCCCCCCCCAACTACGCCACCCTGCGCTACCTCGTGGCTCACCTCTGCCG GGTGATGGGGCAGGCAGACGTCAACCGCATGACATGCCAGAACATTGGCATCGTGTTCGGGCCAACGCTGCTGCGTCCGGAGCGGGAGCCAGGCAGCCTGGCCGTGGGCATGTCCCAGCAGAACCAGGccgtggagctgctgctggcacactTCGACCGCATCTTCCCCACCCCTCCTTGA
- the ARHGAP9 gene encoding rho GTPase-activating protein 9 isoform X2, translating into MLAGRWRLEGRRWRRAEPAVVLRALYDYTYCAEDGRHVAMAAGEQFLLLRKANEDWWQVRRASEPRWARPFFVPATYVAELDPGDIGRWNVQPPSLPAYTGLLSQYHSVENLCGLPPAPPQEASVPMRPVGRSVSTSQLAGGPLPAPPPLPQSQSQQELLAQGTGIPRPGAGMVTPAIYCNFEELQRAGGQGEPPVPAGVPLQVLGAWERHQDPSTGRCFFYNPQTGVTSWKPPRRHREADQSPAAERPKSPAHQSSPDGGGTVIRGQPLSQHSQGDCAAASLPPQAPAKPPPCSLDLSTEVQKAGQLNRTKIAEGGRKLRKSWGVSWVVLARNSLVFYKEPKGPAPATWCPASSRPESSVDLRGAALDWARHLSSKKNVIHLRTVTGNEFLLQSDHEATIQEWARAIREVIHRLDLENPMDVPLGWLRHVPSRDLAELSGDEDEAPWVTEGNRSPGAPPAPDTSEKKRVKSKLRRFIIKRPPLQSLQEKGLIRDQVFGCRLEALCQRENTTVPRFVRLCVEAVEERGLDVDGIYRINGNLSVIQKLRFAVDQERAVTSDGRYVFPEQLCQEERLSLADPEWSDIHVVTGALKLFFRELPEPLVPYGLFNPFIEAIKLPDPQEQVQRVAELVQSMPPPNYATLRYLVAHLCRVMGQADVNRMTCQNIGIVFGPTLLRPEREPGSLAVGMSQQNQAVELLLAHFDRIFPTPP; encoded by the exons AtgctggcagggaggtggcGGCTGGAggggcggcggtggcggcgcgCTGAGCCGGCCGTGGTGCTCCGCGCCCTCTACGACTACACGTACTGTGCCGAGGACGGGCGGCACGTGGCCATGGCTGCAGGTGAGCAGTTCCTGCTGCTCCGCAAGGCCAACGAGGACTGGTGGCAGGTGAGACGGGCCAGTGAGCCCCGCTGGGCTCGGCCCTTCTTCGTCCCTGCCACCTACGTGGCTGAGCTGGACCCCGGTGACATTGGGAGATGGAACGTGCAGCCCCCGAGCCTGCCTGCGTACACAG GCCTGCTGTCTCAGTACCACTCAGTGGAGAACCTGTGTGGactcccccccgcccctccccaGGAGGCCAGCGTACCCATGCGCCCCGTGGGCCGCAGCGTCAGCACCAGCCAGCTGGCGGGGGggcccctgcccgcccccccacccctgccacagtcccagtcccagcaggagctgctggcccaGGGCACTGGG ATCCCCCGACCTGGAGCTGGCATGGTGACCCCCGCGATCTACTGCAACTTCGAGGAGCTGCAGCGGGCgggggggcagggagagccCCCCGTGCCAGCTGGGGTCCCCCTCCAGGTTTTGGGGGCCTGGGAGCGTCACCAGGACCCCAGCACTGGCCGCTGCTTCTTCTACAACCCCCAGACGGGCGTGACCTCCTGGAAACCCCCCCGGCGGCACCGGGAGGCG GACCAGAGCCCTGCTGCGGAGCGCCCCAAGAGCCCGGCACACCAGAGCTCCCCGGACGGCGGTGGCACC GTGATCCGTGGCCAGCccctctcccagcacagccagggggATTGCGCAGCCGCCTCGCTGCCCCCCCAGGCCCCCGCCAAGCCCCCGCCCTGCAGCCTTGACTTATCCACC GAGGTGCAGAAGGCTGGGCAGCTCAACAGGACCAAGATCGCTGAGGGGGGCAGGAAGCTCAG GAAGAGCTGGGGGGTCTCCTGGGTGGTGCTGGCCAGGAACAGCCTCGTCTTCTACAAGGAGCCCAAGGGCCCGGCACCCGCCACCTGG tgccctgccagcagccgcCCTGAGAGCAGCGTGGACTTGCGAGGGGCTGCGCTGGACTGGGCCCGCCACCTCTCCAGCAAGAAGAATGTCATCCAC CTCCGCACAGTGACAGGTAACGAGTTCCTGCTGCAGTCAGACCACGAGGCCACGATCCAGGAGTGGGCCCGGGCCATACGGGAGGTAATCCACCGGCTG GACCTGGAGAACCCCATGGATGTGCCTTTGGGGTGGCTGCGCCATGTACCCAGCAGGGACCTGGCGGAGCTCAGTGGGGACGAGGATGAGGCGCCGTGGGTCACCGAGGGGAATAGGTCCCCAG GTGCCCCCCCCGCTCCTGACACCTCAGAGAAGAAACGGGTGAAGAGCAAGCTGAGGCGCTTCATCATCAAACGGCCCCCTCTCCAGAGCCTGCAGGAGAAGGGGCTCATTCGAG ACCAGGTGTTCGGGTGCCGCCTGGAAGCCCTGTGCCAGCGGGAGAACACCACGGTGCCCCGCTTCGTCCGGCTCTGCGTGGAGGCTGTTGAGGAGAGAG GCCTTGACGTTGATGGGATTTACCGGATCAATGGGAACCTGTCTGTGATCCAGAAGCTGCGGTTTGCCGTGGACCAGG AACGAGCTGTGACCTCGGATGGGCGCTATGTCTTCCCCGAGCAGCTGTGCCAAG AGGAGCGGCTCAGCCTGGCGGACCCTGAGTGGAGCGACATCCACGTGGTGACTGGTGCCCTCAAGCTCTTCTTCCGGGAGCTACCCGAACCCCTAGTGCCTTACGGGCTCTTCAACCCCTTCATTGAAGCCATCA AGCTGCCGGACCCCCAGGAGCAGGTGCAGCGGGTGGCTGAGCTGGTGCAGAGCATGCCCCCCCCCAACTACGCCACCCTGCGCTACCTCGTGGCTCACCTCTGCCG GGTGATGGGGCAGGCAGACGTCAACCGCATGACATGCCAGAACATTGGCATCGTGTTCGGGCCAACGCTGCTGCGTCCGGAGCGGGAGCCAGGCAGCCTGGCCGTGGGCATGTCCCAGCAGAACCAGGccgtggagctgctgctggcacactTCGACCGCATCTTCCCCACCCCTCCTTGA
- the ARHGAP9 gene encoding rho GTPase-activating protein 9 isoform X1 — protein sequence MRAGGCDAAGLWGEERGDRELRGCGTVGWALGNLGPRPPRPPALPPNPIACGARKPQPRCFLLQKLLRFRQVPERQPTPHPQPPRFPSVPHRPRADAGSLGIRKRGRTWALHCSWGTAVAGGKSMTVGHWLNGRHVCHCCGGWARPGLGARCCPESPGPADGRGSGVLSRARMLAGRWRLEGRRWRRAEPAVVLRALYDYTYCAEDGRHVAMAAGEQFLLLRKANEDWWQVRRASEPRWARPFFVPATYVAELDPGDIGRWNVQPPSLPAYTGLLSQYHSVENLCGLPPAPPQEASVPMRPVGRSVSTSQLAGGPLPAPPPLPQSQSQQELLAQGTGIPRPGAGMVTPAIYCNFEELQRAGGQGEPPVPAGVPLQVLGAWERHQDPSTGRCFFYNPQTGVTSWKPPRRHREADQSPAAERPKSPAHQSSPDGGGTVIRGQPLSQHSQGDCAAASLPPQAPAKPPPCSLDLSTEVQKAGQLNRTKIAEGGRKLRKSWGVSWVVLARNSLVFYKEPKGPAPATWCPASSRPESSVDLRGAALDWARHLSSKKNVIHLRTVTGNEFLLQSDHEATIQEWARAIREVIHRLDLENPMDVPLGWLRHVPSRDLAELSGDEDEAPWVTEGNRSPGAPPAPDTSEKKRVKSKLRRFIIKRPPLQSLQEKGLIRDQVFGCRLEALCQRENTTVPRFVRLCVEAVEERGLDVDGIYRINGNLSVIQKLRFAVDQERAVTSDGRYVFPEQLCQEERLSLADPEWSDIHVVTGALKLFFRELPEPLVPYGLFNPFIEAIKLPDPQEQVQRVAELVQSMPPPNYATLRYLVAHLCRVMGQADVNRMTCQNIGIVFGPTLLRPEREPGSLAVGMSQQNQAVELLLAHFDRIFPTPP from the exons ATGAGGGCCGGGGGCTGTGAcgctgcagggctgtggggtgaGGAGCGGGGGGACAGGGAGCTGCGGGGATGTGGGACCGTGGGATGGGCACTTGGGAACCTGGGGCCGagacccccccgccccccggcacTGCCCCCCAACCCCATAGCGTGTGGTGCAAGGAAGCCGCAGCCTCGTTGCTTCCTGCTACAGAAACTGCTGCGTTTCCGTCAGGTCCCCGAGCGCCAGCCAACCccgcacccccagccccctcgcTTCCCCTCAGTCCCCCACAGACCAAGGGCAGACGCTGGCTCCCTTGGCATCAGGAAGCGGGGCAGAACATGGGCCCTGCACTGCTCATGGGGCACAGCCGTGGCTGGCGGCAAATCCATGACGGTGGGGCACTGGCTTAACGGGAGGCACGTGTGCCATTGCTGTGGTGGCTGGGCACGGCCTGGCCTTGGGGCACGGTGTTGCCCGGAGAGTCCGGGCCCTGCAG ATGGCCGGGGCTCTGGTGTCCTGAGCAGGGCGAGGAtgctggcagggaggtggcGGCTGGAggggcggcggtggcggcgcgCTGAGCCGGCCGTGGTGCTCCGCGCCCTCTACGACTACACGTACTGTGCCGAGGACGGGCGGCACGTGGCCATGGCTGCAGGTGAGCAGTTCCTGCTGCTCCGCAAGGCCAACGAGGACTGGTGGCAGGTGAGACGGGCCAGTGAGCCCCGCTGGGCTCGGCCCTTCTTCGTCCCTGCCACCTACGTGGCTGAGCTGGACCCCGGTGACATTGGGAGATGGAACGTGCAGCCCCCGAGCCTGCCTGCGTACACAG GCCTGCTGTCTCAGTACCACTCAGTGGAGAACCTGTGTGGactcccccccgcccctccccaGGAGGCCAGCGTACCCATGCGCCCCGTGGGCCGCAGCGTCAGCACCAGCCAGCTGGCGGGGGggcccctgcccgcccccccacccctgccacagtcccagtcccagcaggagctgctggcccaGGGCACTGGG ATCCCCCGACCTGGAGCTGGCATGGTGACCCCCGCGATCTACTGCAACTTCGAGGAGCTGCAGCGGGCgggggggcagggagagccCCCCGTGCCAGCTGGGGTCCCCCTCCAGGTTTTGGGGGCCTGGGAGCGTCACCAGGACCCCAGCACTGGCCGCTGCTTCTTCTACAACCCCCAGACGGGCGTGACCTCCTGGAAACCCCCCCGGCGGCACCGGGAGGCG GACCAGAGCCCTGCTGCGGAGCGCCCCAAGAGCCCGGCACACCAGAGCTCCCCGGACGGCGGTGGCACC GTGATCCGTGGCCAGCccctctcccagcacagccagggggATTGCGCAGCCGCCTCGCTGCCCCCCCAGGCCCCCGCCAAGCCCCCGCCCTGCAGCCTTGACTTATCCACC GAGGTGCAGAAGGCTGGGCAGCTCAACAGGACCAAGATCGCTGAGGGGGGCAGGAAGCTCAG GAAGAGCTGGGGGGTCTCCTGGGTGGTGCTGGCCAGGAACAGCCTCGTCTTCTACAAGGAGCCCAAGGGCCCGGCACCCGCCACCTGG tgccctgccagcagccgcCCTGAGAGCAGCGTGGACTTGCGAGGGGCTGCGCTGGACTGGGCCCGCCACCTCTCCAGCAAGAAGAATGTCATCCAC CTCCGCACAGTGACAGGTAACGAGTTCCTGCTGCAGTCAGACCACGAGGCCACGATCCAGGAGTGGGCCCGGGCCATACGGGAGGTAATCCACCGGCTG GACCTGGAGAACCCCATGGATGTGCCTTTGGGGTGGCTGCGCCATGTACCCAGCAGGGACCTGGCGGAGCTCAGTGGGGACGAGGATGAGGCGCCGTGGGTCACCGAGGGGAATAGGTCCCCAG GTGCCCCCCCCGCTCCTGACACCTCAGAGAAGAAACGGGTGAAGAGCAAGCTGAGGCGCTTCATCATCAAACGGCCCCCTCTCCAGAGCCTGCAGGAGAAGGGGCTCATTCGAG ACCAGGTGTTCGGGTGCCGCCTGGAAGCCCTGTGCCAGCGGGAGAACACCACGGTGCCCCGCTTCGTCCGGCTCTGCGTGGAGGCTGTTGAGGAGAGAG GCCTTGACGTTGATGGGATTTACCGGATCAATGGGAACCTGTCTGTGATCCAGAAGCTGCGGTTTGCCGTGGACCAGG AACGAGCTGTGACCTCGGATGGGCGCTATGTCTTCCCCGAGCAGCTGTGCCAAG AGGAGCGGCTCAGCCTGGCGGACCCTGAGTGGAGCGACATCCACGTGGTGACTGGTGCCCTCAAGCTCTTCTTCCGGGAGCTACCCGAACCCCTAGTGCCTTACGGGCTCTTCAACCCCTTCATTGAAGCCATCA AGCTGCCGGACCCCCAGGAGCAGGTGCAGCGGGTGGCTGAGCTGGTGCAGAGCATGCCCCCCCCCAACTACGCCACCCTGCGCTACCTCGTGGCTCACCTCTGCCG GGTGATGGGGCAGGCAGACGTCAACCGCATGACATGCCAGAACATTGGCATCGTGTTCGGGCCAACGCTGCTGCGTCCGGAGCGGGAGCCAGGCAGCCTGGCCGTGGGCATGTCCCAGCAGAACCAGGccgtggagctgctgctggcacactTCGACCGCATCTTCCCCACCCCTCCTTGA